Proteins found in one Lycium ferocissimum isolate CSIRO_LF1 chromosome 6, AGI_CSIRO_Lferr_CH_V1, whole genome shotgun sequence genomic segment:
- the LOC132060608 gene encoding glyceraldehyde-3-phosphate dehydrogenase GAPC1, cytosolic-like, with amino-acid sequence MFEDEETLLYGEKPVIGCGIRNPVEIPWAEAGAKNVVDSTGSFTDKDKAATAHLKADKYEKRRLVLSRKSLYKFEKGD; translated from the exons ATGTTTGAGGATGAGGAGACACTTCTCTATGGTGAGAAGCCTGTTATTGGATGTGGCATTAG AAACCCAGTGGAGATTCCATGGGCTGAGGCTGGAGCAAAGAACGTCGTGGATTCAACTGGATCCTTCACTGATAAAGACAAGGCTGCTACAGCTCACTTGAAG GCTGACAAGTATGAGAAAAGGAGATTAGTTCTCTCAAGGAAAAGCTTATACAAGTTTGAGAAAGGAGATTAG
- the LOC132061059 gene encoding uncharacterized protein LOC132061059 codes for MKLPFGWIPSFHTSQSQDQTPLLTPLLNPPSQDLEVGDSTSASLQTLEANVRSIEALEEKIDMLDSEMTSLEKESNGIIDTLENRIVFLLSYTAGGIFFQHLRFSCVAIGYITSVIVFCLILGLSFVIWDARMKLRRMIPAVKKLDKRRVKLVVQAQSICVLESKRISRHNQNGPVDDTAPLQKADLVRDRSMLIANSEEYLGRFESYNCGFILAAIICVLINGAAICFIAYFTYCQADVLGGKTPMMPPQPMQPTHSCSLCGLSEESAYIFKYDSGHGQWKHNELKVKDEKLVTRYGIRNPEDIPRAEAGAEYIVESTRVFNDKDKAAAAHLKVEEANDIQKVSATVGGASEVKNQVPSQTDAAPEDRVPEDCPASISSSELPPHLVLDMPVLSPTMNIAKWMTKEGHKVAVDDVLCEKEANEATLESESLVEGFLAKILALEGSKDVADGQPIAIPVSLLMLLSLFTD; via the exons ATGAAGCTACCATTTGGATGGATTCCGTCTTTCCATACGTCTCAAT CTCAAGATCAGACTCCACTACTGACACCGCTATTAAATCCTCCATCTCAGGATTTGGAAG TTGGTGATTCAACTTCAGCTTCTCTACAAACTTTAGAGGCTAATGTTAGGTCTATAGAAGCTTTAGAAGAGAAAATAGATATGCTTGATTCGGAGATGACGTCTCTAGAGAAAGAATCAAATGGAATTATAGATACATTAGAAAATCGGATTGTATTTCTTCTGTCATATACGGCAGGAGGGATATTCTTTCAACATTTGAGATTTTCTTGTGTAGCTATTGGGTACATCACTTCCGTGATAGTATTTTGTTTGATATTAGGATTGAGTTTTGTTATTTGGGACGCAAGGATGAAATTAAGAAGGATGATCCCTGCTGTCAAGAAACTGGATAAAAGAAGAGTGAAATTAGTCGTTCAAGCACAATCGATTTGTGTTTTGGAGAGCAAAAGGATAAGCCGCCATAATCAGAATGGACCGGTTGATGACACCGCTCCATTACAGAAGGCTGATTTAGTGAGAGACCGGTCTATGCTGATAGCAAACTCTGAGGAGTATTTAGGTAGATTTGAGTCCTACAATTGTGGATTTATTCTGGCTGCGATTATATGTGTGCTAATTAATGGGGCTGCTATATGTTTCATCGCCTACTTCACGTATTGCC AAGCTGACGTGTTAGGAGGTAAAACCCCTATGATGCCACCCCAGCCTATGCAGCCTACTCATTCATGCAGCCTATGTGGCCTATCTGAAGAATCC GCATACATCTTTAAGTATGACAGTGGCCACGGTCAGTGGAAGCACAATGAGCTCAAGGTTAAGGATGAAAAGCTTGTTACCAGATATGGCATTAG AAACCCAGAGGACATTCCAAGGGCTGAGGCTGGAGCAGAGTACATCGTGGAGTCAACTAGAGTCTTCAATGATAAAGACAAGGCTGCTGCAGCTCACTTGAAG GTGGAAGAAGCAAATGACATACAAAAAGTCTCTGCAACTGTTGGTGGTGCATCAGAGGTTAAAAATCAGGTACCTTCTCAAACAGATGCAGCACCGGAAGACAGGGTTCCAGAAGACTGTCCTGCGAGTATCAGCTCATCTGAACTTCCTCCTCATTTGGTCCTTGATATGCCAGTTTTGTCCCCAACCATG AACATCGCTAAATGGATGACAAAGGAAGGTCACAAG GTAGCGGTTGATGATGTTCTCTGCGAGAAAGAAGCTAACGAAGCAACCCTTGAGTCTGAAAGTCTCGTAGAAGG ATTCTTGGCCAAAATACTGGCACTTGAAGGTTCAAAAGATGTGGCTGATGGGCAGCCTATTGCAATCCCAGTAAGTTTGCTAATGCTCCTCTCTCTTTTCACCGACTGA